A genomic segment from Mus caroli unplaced genomic scaffold, CAROLI_EIJ_v1.1 scaffold_19904_1, whole genome shotgun sequence encodes:
- the LOC110288043 gene encoding putative vomeronasal receptor-like protein 4: protein MFSLKNVLYFQAGLGVLANMFLICFYIYIILGPRPKPTDLISCQLTLVHIMMFLTGGDIWLTDLFETLNIENDIKCKATFYISRVMRGLSISTTCLLSVFQAVTISPNTTFLAKFKQKLKNYMIYAFLCMWSFNLSFSSNRIFFVGAYTNVSETKQMKATKYCSLLPMNNIIRGVILTVTTSRDVFLVGVMLTTSTYMVIILSRHQRQCKHLHSISHMRASPEKRATQTILLLVFFFVVMYWVDFIISTTSFLLWRYDPVILTLQKFVMNAYPTITPLVQVSFDNRIIIMLKNLQSKHYHLYF from the coding sequence ATGTTCTCACTCAAGAATGTTCTTTATTTCCAAGCTGGGCTTGGAGTCCTGGCCAACatgtttcttatttgtttctatatttacatAATCCTAGGACCCAGACCTAAGCCCACAGACCTGATCTCCTGTCAACTGACCTTGGTTCACATAATGATGTTTCTCACTGGAGGGGATATTTGGCTTACAGACTTATTTGAGACACTGAACATTGAGAATGACATCAAGTGTAAGGCAACTTTTTACATAAGCAGGGTGATGAGAGGCCTCTCTATCTCTACCACCTGCCTCCTCAGTGTGTTCCAAGCTGTCACAATCAGTCCGAATACTACTTTTTTggcaaaatttaaacaaaaactaaaaaattacATGATATATGCTTTCTTATGTATGTGGTCTTTCAATTTGTCCTTCAGTAGTAACCGGATCTTCTTTGTTGGTGCTTACACCAATGTGAGTGAGACCAAACAGATGAAGGCTACTAAATACTGCTCACTCTTACCCATGAACAATATCATCAGAGGAGTTATTTTAACAGTGACAACTtccagagatgtgtttcttgtaggaGTCATGCTAACCACAAGCACGTACATGGTGATTATCTTGTCCAGACATCAGAGGCAATGCAAGCATCTTCATAGCATCAGCCACATGAGAGCCTCCCCTGAGAAAAGGGCCACCCAGACGATCTTGCTGCTGgtatttttctttgtggttatGTACTGGGTGGACTTCATCATTTCAACGACCTCATTCCTGTTATGGAGGTATGATCCAGTCATCCTGACTCTTCAGAAGTTTGTGATGAATGCCTATCCCACAATTACTCCTTTGGTACAAGTCAGTTTTGATAACAGAATAATAATTATGCTAAAAAACCTGCAGTCAAAACACTAccatctatatttttaa